One stretch of Myxococcales bacterium DNA includes these proteins:
- a CDS encoding flippase-like domain-containing protein produces MLEFFRRLFANRPAMLSLSLAITALSLWLVFGAVRWSALADALRGLSWWPFAFSLAGLAAGTLLRAGRLRVLLRRRGVTFVMALETVLIGYLFTTLLPLRTGELLRIAYLGQRSGAPNATVLAAVGVERVADLIALALLAAVFLSGWAGRQIAGLPVDPWLLAALAGTGIFAALLAGRLARRRFAGGLAPAAGRGARLRQHFFQGIEALGSGREAGLLIGLSLALWLLVSFSMKIAFLAAGQNIPYAAAVVIMLGTCFAIALPSSPGFIGTYHLGFVAGARLAGIPPEVSLPVAIVFHLVIQVPFLPLGGIILFCQRRKLLAEATDG; encoded by the coding sequence TCCGCTGGTCGGCGCTGGCCGATGCGCTGCGCGGGTTGTCGTGGTGGCCGTTCGCCTTCAGTCTGGCGGGATTGGCGGCCGGTACGCTGCTGCGCGCGGGGCGACTTAGGGTGCTGCTCCGGCGACGCGGCGTGACTTTTGTCATGGCGCTGGAAACCGTGCTGATCGGCTATCTGTTCACCACGCTGCTGCCGTTGCGGACCGGCGAATTGTTGCGGATCGCCTATCTGGGCCAACGTTCCGGCGCTCCGAACGCGACCGTACTGGCGGCGGTCGGCGTGGAGCGCGTGGCGGACCTGATCGCGTTGGCGCTGCTGGCGGCGGTTTTTCTTTCGGGATGGGCTGGGCGGCAGATCGCCGGTCTGCCGGTCGATCCATGGCTGCTGGCGGCGCTGGCCGGCACCGGGATCTTCGCGGCGCTGCTGGCCGGCCGGCTGGCGCGGCGGCGTTTCGCCGGCGGTTTGGCGCCGGCGGCGGGGCGCGGCGCGCGGTTGCGGCAACATTTTTTTCAGGGTATCGAAGCGCTCGGTTCGGGTCGCGAGGCCGGCCTGCTGATCGGGCTGAGCCTGGCCCTGTGGCTGCTCGTGTCGTTTTCGATGAAGATCGCTTTTCTCGCGGCCGGGCAAAACATCCCCTATGCCGCGGCGGTGGTGATCATGCTCGGGACGTGCTTCGCCATCGCGCTGCCGTCGTCGCCGGGCTTCATCGGCACGTATCATCTGGGTTTTGTCGCCGGCGCGCGGCTGGCCGGCATTCCGCCGGAGGTTTCCCTGCCGGTGGCGATCGTTTTTCATCTGGTGATTCAGGTGCCGTTTCTGCCGTTGGGCGGGATAATTCTTTTTTGCCAGCGGCGTAAGCTGCTGGCCGAGGCGACGGATGGTTGA
- a CDS encoding glycosyltransferase family 2 protein, translating into MVETSIIVPCHNEAGAVREVLAGIRRAVPAAEILVVDDGSDDGTADRAAEIDGVRVIRLSPNRGKGLALQAGMTAAAGRTFVFIDGDGQDDPADLPRLLREIEAGSRFVNGSKFIGTIERGAISRPNFWGNRFMSGLIRLLFGGAVTDSQSGFRALRRDLAQSFRLRSVQYEIETEMLCQALKQGVRVTEIPVTRKARAAGATGFRRIRNGLRILWTILRERLIR; encoded by the coding sequence ATGGTTGAAACCAGCATCATCGTTCCCTGCCACAACGAAGCCGGAGCCGTTCGCGAGGTGCTGGCGGGAATCCGCCGCGCGGTTCCGGCGGCCGAGATCCTGGTGGTGGATGACGGTTCCGACGACGGCACCGCCGACCGGGCGGCCGAAATCGACGGCGTGCGCGTGATCCGGCTGTCGCCCAATCGCGGCAAGGGTCTGGCGTTGCAGGCCGGCATGACCGCCGCCGCGGGCCGGACGTTCGTTTTCATCGACGGCGACGGCCAGGACGACCCGGCGGATTTGCCGCGTTTGCTGCGGGAGATTGAGGCCGGGAGCCGATTCGTCAACGGCAGTAAATTCATCGGGACGATCGAACGCGGCGCGATTTCCCGGCCGAATTTCTGGGGTAATCGCTTCATGAGCGGGCTGATTCGCCTGCTGTTCGGCGGCGCGGTGACCGATTCGCAGTCCGGATTTCGCGCGCTCCGGCGCGATCTCGCACAGAGCTTTCGGCTGCGGTCGGTGCAGTACGAAATCGAAACCGAAATGTTGTGTCAGGCGTTGAAGCAAGGGGTGCGGGTGACGGAAATCCCGGTGACGCGCAAGGCGCGCGCGGCCGGCGCGACCGGTTTTCGTCGCATCCGCAACGGCCTGCGGATTCTGTGGACCATCCTACGCGAACGCCTGATACGGTGA
- a CDS encoding radical SAM protein, translated as MLHVALINGPLPDGALFMREGRCTQRSSIWATQWPPISLAYLAAVVRDAGARPFVFDCPPAGLTLSGLAAALRALAVDWCLLAVSTPTARDDLRLAGEIKRRLPAVKIGAFGVHPTVLDREILDAAPAVDCIVRGEPEETVRELLAREPAEVAGVTWRDGAMARHNPDRPAIANLDRLPWPAWDALDTGLYRLPFSRRRFLCAGPSRGCAFGCSFCTAGAYYGRRVRFRSPVSLAAEIVRDRREFGVDDFFMWAETFTLNRAFVLELCRRLRHDAPGIRWTCNSRVDSADEALFREMRAAGCWMVSFGIESTDENVLAAMGKKIAPIDIENALEAARRAGLKTVGHFILGLPGDSPRTIAQTSADARRFDLDFAQFYAAAPFVGSPLYATASRSGMVSAEDFPAVGQHRATLRLPGLPPAEVDRALRRAVWDFYGRPRQIVRVLRTVGWGVGRQIAHEIGKRLRFGV; from the coding sequence ATGCTGCACGTCGCCCTGATCAACGGTCCTTTGCCCGACGGCGCGCTGTTCATGCGCGAAGGCCGCTGCACCCAGCGGTCCTCGATCTGGGCCACCCAATGGCCGCCGATTTCCCTGGCTTACCTGGCGGCGGTCGTCCGCGACGCGGGCGCGCGGCCGTTCGTTTTCGATTGCCCCCCGGCCGGTCTCACGTTGTCGGGCCTCGCGGCGGCGTTGCGCGCGCTGGCCGTCGATTGGTGTTTGCTGGCCGTTTCCACGCCAACCGCGCGGGACGATTTGCGGCTGGCCGGCGAAATCAAACGCCGCTTGCCGGCGGTGAAAATCGGCGCGTTCGGCGTCCATCCGACCGTGCTCGATCGCGAAATCCTGGACGCGGCCCCGGCGGTGGATTGCATTGTGCGCGGCGAGCCCGAGGAAACGGTGCGGGAATTGCTGGCGCGCGAGCCGGCGGAAGTCGCGGGCGTCACCTGGCGCGACGGCGCGATGGCGCGGCACAATCCGGACCGGCCGGCGATCGCCAACCTCGATCGTTTGCCCTGGCCGGCGTGGGACGCGCTCGACACGGGCCTCTACCGCCTGCCGTTCAGCCGGCGCCGATTCCTGTGCGCGGGGCCGTCGCGCGGCTGCGCCTTCGGTTGTTCGTTCTGCACGGCCGGGGCGTATTACGGGCGGCGCGTCCGCTTCCGGAGCCCGGTGTCGCTGGCGGCCGAAATCGTTCGCGACCGGCGCGAGTTCGGCGTGGACGATTTTTTCATGTGGGCCGAAACCTTCACGCTGAATCGCGCTTTCGTCCTCGAGTTGTGCCGGCGGCTGCGCCACGACGCGCCCGGCATCCGCTGGACTTGCAACAGCCGCGTCGATTCGGCGGACGAGGCGCTGTTTCGGGAAATGCGCGCGGCCGGCTGTTGGATGGTCAGCTTCGGCATCGAATCGACCGACGAAAACGTCCTGGCGGCGATGGGCAAGAAAATCGCCCCGATCGATATTGAAAACGCACTGGAGGCGGCGCGCCGGGCCGGTCTGAAAACGGTCGGGCATTTCATCCTGGGCCTGCCGGGCGATTCGCCGCGCACGATCGCGCAAACGAGCGCGGATGCGCGCCGCTTCGATCTCGACTTCGCGCAGTTCTATGCCGCCGCGCCGTTCGTCGGTTCGCCGCTTTACGCGACTGCCAGCCGAAGCGGGATGGTGTCGGCGGAGGATTTCCCAGCCGTCGGCCAGCACCGGGCGACGCTGCGCCTGCCGGGCCTGCCGCCGGCCGAGGTGGATCGGGCGCTGCGCCGGGCGGTCTGGGATTTTTACGGACGGCCGCGCCAAATCGTTCGGGTGTTGCGTACGGTCGGGTGGGGCGTCGGCCGGCAGATCGCTCACGAAATCGGCAAGCGCTTGCGGTTCGGCGTTTGA
- a CDS encoding phosphate/phosphite/phosphonate ABC transporter substrate-binding protein codes for MNRSFRTGLFAALFLLIFAGVVWAGPHDLAVIRPGGPTADATAQSQVGKLIKQIAAVAGWPVESANAQYCNTTESGYNYLKKSKPGFALLTPGFYLKYRDELKLRPLNKIVLNEGAQIQYYVIVKKGTAASLADLKGKTLVGAHLAEPEYVERVVLGKQLKFGKDVTVQTMSGLAALRKLNNGEVGAVLVDSKEYKSLGVLPFAAQLATLYTSPAIPNTGIVAVGNNATAADWAALQKGTTNFCQNPAGLPICQLMEITGFAPVEESVYQGIFQQYKP; via the coding sequence ATGAATCGTTCGTTTCGCACCGGGCTTTTTGCCGCACTGTTTTTGCTGATTTTCGCCGGCGTCGTTTGGGCCGGACCGCACGACCTGGCTGTCATTCGCCCCGGCGGCCCGACCGCCGACGCCACCGCGCAATCGCAGGTCGGCAAGCTGATCAAGCAGATCGCCGCCGTCGCCGGCTGGCCGGTCGAATCGGCCAACGCGCAGTACTGCAACACGACCGAATCCGGCTACAACTACCTCAAGAAGTCCAAGCCCGGCTTCGCCCTGCTCACGCCCGGCTTTTACCTGAAATACCGAGACGAACTAAAGTTGCGCCCGCTGAACAAGATCGTGCTCAACGAAGGCGCGCAGATCCAGTATTACGTCATCGTGAAAAAGGGAACCGCCGCGTCGCTGGCCGACCTGAAGGGCAAGACGCTCGTCGGCGCCCACCTGGCCGAGCCGGAGTACGTCGAACGGGTCGTGCTGGGCAAGCAGCTCAAGTTCGGCAAGGACGTCACCGTGCAGACGATGTCGGGCCTCGCGGCGCTGCGCAAGTTGAACAACGGCGAGGTCGGCGCGGTGCTCGTGGATTCGAAGGAATACAAGAGCCTGGGCGTGCTGCCCTTCGCCGCGCAACTCGCGACGCTCTATACCTCGCCGGCCATCCCCAACACCGGCATCGTGGCGGTCGGCAACAACGCCACGGCGGCGGATTGGGCGGCGCTGCAAAAAGGGACGACCAACTTCTGCCAGAACCCGGCGGGGCTGCCGATCTGCCAGTTGATGGAAATCACCGGTTTCGCGCCGGTCGAGGAAAGCGTCTACCAAGGTATTTTTCAGCAATACAAGCCGTAA
- a CDS encoding carbamoyltransferase: protein MTRESDENCRWRLPAEWRPNQPLFAFHEDTNANAVLIDTDGRIFAVAEERLTRRRFQGGFPRRSLAWIEQASGVPLAAAPVLVFGNRTHFLPRLLGSLFPSFEHDLFGLPHKTMLFFHHLVFRSPLFARGLEGFNRALLRRRFGKRAAIVDHHFAHAASAYYTSGKTAACAVSIDNYGDGCAARVFDCEGPVIRPVRSVSALDSPGQFYGEIAQLAGIHPLLAGKLTGLAAHGDPAPAREPLQKLFGVSPDGRDFSRTFGWRRSARRPPFADLTRFAPPELAAAAQAVFEDAVVAFVQTAARDTGRRDVVLAGGCFGNVRVNQRIRELPEIDSVWIHPAMSDQGIALGAALAYLAAQKPRLPFRLPDVFLGPEPHEAEIEAALRAAGLPYTRPADPAAEAARLLAAGQVVARFAGPTEYGPRALGNRSVLYDPRDPALQARLNAQLHRAWYMPFAPLVMASHAAQCFLNAAAAREPGRFMTISFYATDWLKQNCPGVVHVDGTVRPQIIDRDDNPPMYRLLEEFHRLTGIPCLLNTSFNLHEEPIVCSAADACRAFRAAKLDYLIAGPFLARRSDE from the coding sequence TTGACGCGGGAAAGTGACGAAAACTGCCGTTGGCGTCTGCCGGCGGAATGGCGGCCGAATCAGCCGCTGTTCGCCTTCCACGAGGATACCAACGCCAACGCGGTGCTGATCGACACCGACGGCCGGATTTTCGCGGTGGCCGAGGAACGACTGACGCGCCGGCGTTTCCAGGGCGGTTTCCCCCGGCGGTCGCTGGCCTGGATCGAGCAAGCCTCCGGCGTGCCACTGGCCGCGGCGCCGGTGCTGGTGTTCGGCAACCGCACCCATTTTTTGCCGCGCCTGCTCGGTTCGCTGTTTCCCTCGTTCGAGCACGATCTGTTCGGCCTGCCGCACAAGACGATGTTGTTTTTCCACCACCTGGTTTTTCGTTCGCCGCTTTTTGCGCGCGGGCTGGAGGGTTTCAATCGGGCGCTGCTCCGCCGGCGCTTCGGAAAACGCGCGGCGATCGTCGATCATCATTTTGCCCATGCCGCGTCGGCTTACTACACCTCCGGCAAAACCGCGGCGTGCGCGGTGTCGATCGACAACTACGGCGACGGCTGCGCGGCCCGGGTCTTCGATTGCGAAGGACCGGTCATTCGCCCGGTCCGTAGCGTCTCGGCGCTCGATTCGCCGGGACAGTTTTACGGCGAGATCGCCCAGCTTGCCGGCATCCACCCGCTGCTGGCGGGCAAGCTGACCGGCCTGGCGGCGCACGGCGATCCCGCGCCGGCCCGCGAGCCGCTGCAAAAGCTCTTCGGCGTCTCTCCGGACGGCCGCGACTTCAGCCGCACCTTCGGCTGGCGGCGTTCCGCCCGGCGCCCGCCCTTCGCGGACCTCACCCGCTTCGCGCCGCCCGAACTCGCCGCCGCCGCGCAAGCCGTTTTCGAGGATGCCGTCGTTGCGTTCGTGCAAACGGCGGCGCGCGACACCGGCCGGCGCGACGTCGTCCTGGCCGGCGGCTGTTTCGGCAACGTGCGCGTCAATCAGCGCATCCGCGAACTTCCGGAAATCGATTCGGTGTGGATCCACCCGGCGATGAGCGATCAGGGAATCGCCCTGGGCGCGGCGCTGGCTTATCTGGCGGCGCAAAAACCACGCCTGCCCTTCCGGCTGCCGGACGTCTTTCTCGGTCCCGAGCCGCACGAAGCCGAAATCGAAGCCGCCTTGCGCGCCGCCGGGTTGCCTTACACCCGGCCCGCCGATCCGGCGGCCGAGGCGGCGCGGTTGCTGGCGGCCGGCCAGGTGGTGGCTCGTTTCGCCGGGCCGACCGAATACGGCCCCCGGGCGCTCGGCAACCGCAGCGTGCTGTACGATCCGCGCGATCCCGCTTTGCAGGCTCGGCTCAACGCCCAACTGCACCGCGCCTGGTACATGCCGTTCGCCCCGCTGGTCATGGCATCCCATGCCGCGCAATGCTTCCTTAACGCCGCGGCCGCCCGCGAACCCGGTCGGTTCATGACCATCAGTTTTTACGCGACCGATTGGTTGAAGCAGAACTGCCCCGGCGTCGTGCACGTCGACGGCACGGTGCGGCCGCAGATCATCGACCGCGACGACAACCCGCCGATGTACCGCCTCCTCGAGGAATTCCATCGGCTGACCGGCATCCCGTGCCTGCTCAACACCAGCTTCAACCTGCATGAGGAACCGATCGTCTGCTCGGCCGCGGACGCCTGCCGCGCGTTCCGGGCGGCGAAACTCGACTACCTGATCGCCGGCCCGTTTCTGGCGCGCCGGTCTGACGAATAA
- a CDS encoding MBL fold metallo-hydrolase, which produces MIEIRYLRAATVLIRWDGLTLLTDPWFARRMRGLPVFVRPCLTPAELPALDLVLVSHLHPDHFDRRALSRLAAPCKLLVGPPALAKKLTGVRHERFVALGDGQRISESDYRITAFAVEHSGYENAYLVERGESSLLFAGDARYSPVFRRIAAQCKPLVSLLPVGGTEILGRRIVMDPADAWQAATDLGTKVTVPIHPGGEWLSVPPLSRHPGRAARLAELARECGSTFAVGVLAPGERGAADLAGRWHPLDRERTELDAGK; this is translated from the coding sequence ATGATCGAAATCCGTTACCTCCGCGCCGCGACCGTATTGATCCGCTGGGACGGCCTGACCCTGCTGACCGACCCATGGTTTGCGCGGCGGATGCGCGGCCTGCCGGTGTTCGTCCGGCCCTGCCTGACGCCGGCGGAGTTGCCGGCGCTGGATCTGGTGCTCGTCAGCCACTTGCATCCCGACCACTTCGACCGCCGGGCCTTGTCGCGTCTGGCCGCACCATGCAAGCTGCTCGTCGGGCCGCCGGCCCTGGCGAAAAAACTCACCGGCGTCCGGCACGAACGGTTCGTCGCGCTCGGCGACGGCCAGCGCATTTCCGAATCGGATTACCGCATCACCGCGTTTGCCGTCGAGCATTCCGGCTACGAAAATGCCTATCTGGTCGAGCGGGGCGAGTCGTCGCTGTTGTTCGCCGGTGACGCCCGTTATTCGCCGGTGTTTCGGCGCATCGCCGCGCAATGCAAGCCGCTGGTTTCCCTGCTGCCCGTGGGTGGCACGGAAATTCTCGGGCGGCGGATCGTGATGGACCCGGCGGACGCCTGGCAGGCGGCGACCGATCTGGGAACGAAGGTCACGGTGCCGATTCATCCCGGCGGCGAATGGCTGAGCGTTCCGCCGTTGTCGCGGCATCCCGGCCGGGCGGCGCGCCTGGCCGAACTGGCCCGCGAATGCGGTTCGACCTTCGCGGTCGGCGTCCTGGCGCCGGGCGAACGCGGCGCGGCGGACCTGGCGGGCCGCTGGCATCCTCTCGACCGGGAAAGGACCGAGCTTGACGCGGGAAAGTGA
- a CDS encoding sodium-dependent transporter, translating to MAKPREHWGSQIGVILAVAGSAVGLGNFLRFPAKATLNGGGAFMIPYFIAFLLLGIPLMWVEWTLGRFGGAYGHGTAPGIFHAIGRTRLAKYLGTIGVLGPFIILIYYMFIESWALGYAFFSMTGKLYQATDQASMKAFLSGYQGLADNAFFTGPGTAYVFFAITFLVNFYFIYRGVKGGIETLSKIAMPILVVVGIALAARVLSLGTPDLTKPELSIGNALGFVWNPDFSKLLDARVWLEAAGQIFFTLSVGIGVILTYASYLKRDDDVALSGLTSASANEFCEVLLGGSIVIPAAFVFFGAVGAVEVAKSGTFNIGFVTMPLIFDKLPGGSLFSALWFILLFLAGITSSVSLIQPAISFLEDEFKFSRGKATVVLGVVAFLASQPVIFFLAHGFLDELDFWGGTLFLVVFATLETFLFVFGFGMKRGWEEMNRSAKIKLPGLYRFIIKYVTPAYLLILLITWTYQQFWDTFRLKGVAPTDLPYVWGARALVFGLWGIIIILVAIAWKRRGKEAQS from the coding sequence ATGGCCAAACCGAGAGAGCATTGGGGGTCGCAGATCGGCGTGATTCTCGCGGTGGCGGGCAGCGCCGTGGGCCTGGGCAATTTTCTGCGCTTTCCCGCCAAGGCCACGCTGAACGGCGGCGGCGCGTTCATGATTCCCTATTTCATCGCGTTTTTATTACTGGGCATTCCGTTGATGTGGGTGGAATGGACGCTGGGCCGCTTCGGCGGCGCCTACGGCCACGGCACGGCACCGGGCATTTTCCACGCCATCGGCCGGACGCGGCTGGCGAAGTACCTCGGCACGATCGGCGTACTCGGCCCGTTCATCATCCTCATCTATTACATGTTCATCGAATCCTGGGCCCTCGGCTACGCGTTTTTCTCGATGACCGGCAAACTCTACCAGGCGACCGACCAGGCCTCGATGAAAGCGTTTCTCTCCGGCTATCAGGGTTTGGCTGATAACGCTTTCTTCACGGGCCCCGGTACCGCCTACGTGTTTTTCGCGATCACCTTTCTGGTCAATTTCTATTTCATCTACCGCGGCGTCAAAGGCGGTATAGAAACGCTTAGCAAGATCGCCATGCCGATCCTGGTGGTGGTCGGCATCGCCCTCGCCGCGCGGGTGTTGTCGCTGGGCACACCGGATTTGACCAAGCCCGAGTTGTCGATCGGCAACGCCCTGGGATTCGTCTGGAATCCGGACTTCTCGAAACTATTGGACGCCCGCGTCTGGTTGGAAGCGGCGGGGCAGATTTTCTTCACCCTTTCGGTCGGCATCGGCGTCATCCTGACTTACGCCAGCTATCTGAAGCGCGACGACGACGTGGCGCTGTCCGGCCTGACCTCGGCCTCGGCCAACGAGTTTTGCGAGGTCCTCCTGGGCGGCTCGATCGTCATTCCGGCGGCGTTCGTCTTTTTCGGCGCGGTCGGCGCGGTGGAGGTGGCGAAGAGCGGCACCTTCAACATCGGCTTCGTCACGATGCCGCTCATTTTCGACAAGCTGCCGGGCGGTTCGTTGTTTTCCGCGCTCTGGTTCATCCTGTTGTTTCTGGCTGGAATCACCTCGTCGGTATCGCTGATTCAACCGGCCATTTCCTTTTTGGAAGACGAGTTTAAATTCAGCCGGGGTAAAGCGACCGTCGTTTTGGGAGTGGTCGCCTTCCTGGCCAGCCAACCGGTAATTTTCTTTCTCGCCCACGGCTTCCTCGACGAACTGGATTTCTGGGGCGGGACGCTGTTCCTCGTCGTCTTCGCGACGCTGGAAACGTTCCTCTTCGTGTTCGGCTTCGGAATGAAGAGAGGGTGGGAGGAGATGAACCGCAGCGCGAAAATCAAGCTTCCCGGGCTTTACCGGTTCATTATCAAATACGTCACCCCGGCCTATCTGCTGATTCTGCTCATCACCTGGACTTACCAGCAGTTCTGGGACACCTTCCGATTGAAGGGCGTCGCCCCGACCGATCTGCCCTACGTCTGGGGCGCCCGCGCCCTGGTTTTCGGCCTGTGGGGAATCATCATCATCCTGGTGGCGATCGCCTGGAAACGGCGGGGCAAGGAGGCGCAGTCATGA
- a CDS encoding DUF4091 domain-containing protein — MKRKYWLPLIILLAVGLTAGAASADYLVGLSHGTDKQRPEYSFTSNDTFALQAAGNEWEPFAVLIRDDQGLTNVNVEVSEFTGPGDPIDEIEPYRAAYVPVPAEHISHVPPDPDMAGDWPDGLIPFVDHFTGETRDGAPFDLAANYTQMIFVDVFIPEGQEPGTYTATVTVTADDRADWTGTVTLEVWDFTLPTGISLASNYGWSLSTVYNWHQAHGGVTDRATLNTRYLQEFARHRMALYGWNTKSPAYTWNDTNQTFDWDWTEFDTVDGPVLDGTFYRPGYKFTGLTLPGAPGGCPGTVDPVVWEREYWKGWAQHFRDRGWNDVLWYYMPDEPRPEMYPALRELAARLHAADPDLQPLVTEQFEEDLAGDVDIWCPDEPFFSDSMPYPPFPEVYEERRALGEKTWWYNCVSATILLDFASHAVDAESSYMRIWPWLTRRYHFTGILFWHTVYVIGQGHDPWESMYASPFFQGDGSVIYPGTIDHIGGETDIPVASLRMKYLREGMEDYEYFHLLDNQGDAEWVDAVTRTVGPKSYVWEHDWSTLLNWRERVAQRILGTSDDTPPAPPTNLTAAGVANGVELTWTKPTAPDLAGYEFWYGLYEGDAFFGGSIDNAAATSAVIDGLMPGREYLLWVKAFDESGNRSADSEVVTATPTEGDDDAGKPDDDGGDDDAGGGDTGSDDDDQGNRNGVNVAEKSADDSDSASGCGGW; from the coding sequence ATGAAACGAAAATATTGGTTACCGCTGATCATTTTGTTGGCGGTCGGGCTGACCGCCGGTGCCGCCTCGGCCGATTACCTGGTCGGGCTGTCGCACGGCACCGACAAGCAACGGCCGGAGTACTCCTTCACCTCGAACGACACGTTCGCGCTGCAAGCGGCGGGCAACGAGTGGGAACCGTTTGCCGTGCTGATTCGCGACGACCAGGGCCTGACCAACGTGAACGTCGAGGTGAGCGAGTTCACCGGTCCGGGCGACCCGATCGACGAAATCGAGCCCTATCGCGCGGCGTATGTTCCGGTGCCGGCCGAACACATCAGCCACGTACCGCCCGATCCGGACATGGCCGGCGATTGGCCGGACGGCCTGATTCCGTTCGTCGATCATTTCACCGGCGAAACGCGGGACGGCGCGCCGTTCGATCTGGCGGCGAATTACACGCAAATGATCTTCGTCGACGTGTTCATCCCCGAAGGCCAGGAGCCCGGCACGTACACGGCCACGGTGACCGTGACGGCCGACGATCGGGCGGATTGGACGGGCACGGTGACGTTGGAGGTCTGGGACTTCACGTTGCCCACCGGCATTTCGCTGGCGAGCAACTACGGGTGGAGCCTCTCGACGGTTTACAACTGGCACCAGGCACACGGCGGCGTGACCGATCGCGCCACCCTCAACACCCGGTACCTGCAGGAATTCGCCCGCCACCGGATGGCGCTCTACGGCTGGAACACCAAGAGCCCGGCCTACACCTGGAACGACACCAACCAAACCTTCGATTGGGATTGGACGGAATTCGATACGGTCGACGGGCCGGTGCTCGACGGCACCTTCTATCGGCCCGGCTACAAATTCACCGGCCTGACCCTGCCGGGCGCGCCGGGCGGTTGCCCGGGAACCGTCGATCCGGTGGTCTGGGAACGCGAATACTGGAAAGGCTGGGCGCAGCATTTCCGCGATCGGGGTTGGAACGACGTGCTGTGGTATTACATGCCCGACGAGCCGCGCCCGGAGATGTATCCGGCGTTGCGGGAGCTGGCGGCGCGCCTGCACGCGGCCGATCCCGATTTGCAGCCGCTGGTGACCGAGCAATTCGAGGAAGATCTGGCCGGCGACGTGGACATCTGGTGTCCCGACGAGCCGTTCTTCAGCGATTCGATGCCGTACCCGCCGTTTCCCGAAGTGTACGAGGAGCGGCGTGCGTTGGGCGAAAAAACCTGGTGGTACAACTGCGTCAGCGCCACGATCCTGCTCGATTTCGCCAGCCACGCGGTCGACGCGGAATCCAGCTACATGCGCATCTGGCCTTGGCTGACCCGCCGGTATCATTTCACCGGCATCCTGTTCTGGCACACGGTGTACGTCATCGGCCAGGGCCACGACCCGTGGGAATCGATGTACGCCTCGCCGTTCTTCCAGGGCGACGGCTCGGTGATCTATCCGGGAACCATCGACCACATCGGCGGCGAAACCGACATCCCGGTCGCCTCGCTGCGCATGAAGTACCTGCGCGAGGGCATGGAGGATTACGAATACTTCCACCTCCTGGACAACCAGGGAGACGCCGAGTGGGTCGACGCGGTGACGCGGACTGTCGGGCCGAAATCCTACGTTTGGGAACATGACTGGAGCACCCTGCTGAACTGGCGCGAACGCGTCGCGCAACGGATTTTGGGAACTTCCGACGACACGCCGCCCGCGCCGCCGACCAACCTGACGGCGGCGGGTGTCGCCAACGGAGTGGAACTGACCTGGACCAAGCCGACCGCGCCCGATCTCGCGGGTTACGAATTCTGGTACGGCCTCTACGAGGGCGACGCCTTCTTCGGCGGATCGATCGACAACGCCGCGGCCACGAGCGCCGTGATCGACGGGCTCATGCCCGGCCGCGAATACCTGCTGTGGGTCAAAGCCTTCGATGAAAGCGGCAACCGCTCCGCCGACAGCGAGGTGGTGACCGCCACGCCCACCGAAGGCGACGACGACGCCGGCAAGCCCGACGATGACGGTGGCGACGACGACGCCGGCGGCGGCGATACCGGTTCGGACGACGACGACCAAGGCAATCGCAACGGCGTGAATGTTGCGGAAAAGAGTGCGGACGATTCCGACTCCGCCTCCGGCTGTGGGGGGTGGTAA